In Candidatus Poribacteria bacterium, a single window of DNA contains:
- a CDS encoding tRNA 2-thiouridine(34) synthase MnmA, producing MSGGVDSSVTAAMMVDAGYDVTGITMRLGAPDTIEVDPERPNCCSLEGIEDARRVATQLGIPFYGVNYEDAF from the coding sequence ATGAGCGGTGGCGTAGACAGCTCGGTCACCGCTGCCATGATGGTTGACGCAGGCTATGATGTCACCGGCATCACCATGCGCCTCGGTGCGCCTGATACGATTGAAGTCGACCCGGAGCGTCCCAACTGCTGCTCACTTGAGGGCATTGAGGATGCGCGCCGCGTCGCCACACAACTCGGCATCCCTTTCTACGGCGTGAACTACGAGGACGCTTTCC